Proteins from a genomic interval of Pantoea deleyi:
- a CDS encoding MFS transporter gives MKKQTIAPKRWWFIMPIVFITYSLAYLDRANFSFASAAGINDDLGITKGMSSLLGALFFLGYFFFQIPGAIYAERRSVKKLIFWCLILWGGCASLTGVVSNIPMLAAIRFILGVVEAAVMPAMLIYISNWFTKSERSRANTFLILGNPVTVLWMSVVSGYLIESFGWREMFIIEGIPAVIWAVAWWFLVQDKPSQARWMSDAEKAALQAELQKEQENIKAVRNYGEAFRNRNVIILCLQYFAWSIGVYGFVLWLPSILRNGTQMGMVEAGWLSAVPYLAATIAMVVVSWASDKTQNRKLFVWPLLLVGALAFLGSWLVGSSNFWMSYTLLVIAGAAMYAPYGPFFAIIPEMLPRNVSGGAMALINSMGALGSFIGSWIVGYLNGATGSPAASYIFMGSALLVAVWLTLIVKPAQNKAPPLQSAKPA, from the coding sequence ATGAAAAAGCAGACAATCGCGCCAAAACGGTGGTGGTTCATCATGCCCATCGTGTTTATCACCTACAGCCTGGCCTATCTCGACCGGGCCAACTTCAGCTTCGCTTCTGCTGCCGGGATTAATGATGATCTTGGCATCACCAAAGGCATGTCCTCGCTGCTGGGGGCGCTGTTCTTCCTGGGCTACTTCTTCTTCCAGATCCCGGGTGCGATCTACGCCGAACGCCGCAGCGTCAAGAAACTGATTTTCTGGTGCCTGATCCTGTGGGGCGGCTGTGCCTCCCTGACCGGGGTGGTCAGCAACATTCCGATGCTGGCGGCAATCCGCTTTATTCTGGGCGTGGTCGAAGCGGCCGTGATGCCGGCGATGCTAATCTACATCAGTAACTGGTTTACCAAATCGGAGCGCTCACGCGCCAACACCTTCCTGATCCTGGGGAACCCGGTAACGGTGCTGTGGATGTCCGTGGTTTCCGGCTATCTGATCGAATCCTTTGGCTGGCGCGAAATGTTCATCATCGAAGGGATTCCGGCGGTGATCTGGGCGGTGGCCTGGTGGTTCCTGGTGCAGGATAAGCCTTCGCAGGCGCGCTGGATGAGCGATGCCGAGAAAGCGGCGCTGCAGGCTGAGCTGCAGAAAGAGCAGGAGAACATCAAAGCGGTGCGCAACTACGGTGAAGCGTTCCGTAACCGCAACGTGATCATTCTCTGCCTGCAGTACTTTGCCTGGAGCATCGGGGTTTATGGCTTTGTACTGTGGCTGCCGTCGATTCTGCGTAACGGGACCCAGATGGGCATGGTGGAGGCGGGCTGGCTCTCAGCGGTGCCTTATCTGGCCGCGACTATCGCGATGGTGGTGGTCTCCTGGGCGTCAGACAAAACCCAGAACCGTAAGCTGTTTGTCTGGCCGCTGCTGCTGGTCGGCGCGCTGGCATTCCTCGGCTCCTGGCTGGTGGGATCGAGCAATTTCTGGATGTCATACACCCTGTTGGTGATCGCCGGTGCCGCGATGTATGCGCCGTACGGTCCGTTCTTCGCCATTATCCCGGAGATGCTGCCGCGCAACGTCTCCGGGGGTGCGATGGCGCTGATCAACAGCATGGGTGCGCTGGGCTCGTTTATCGGTTCGTGGATTGTCGGCTATCTTAATGGGGCAACCGGCAGCCCGGCGGCCTCCTACATCTTTATGGGATCGGCCCTGCTGGTGGCGGTGTGGCTGACGCTGATTGTGAAACCGGCGCAGAACAAAGCGCCGCCGCTGCAGAGTGCAAAACCGGCCTGA
- the mchS3 gene encoding MchS3 family protein, with amino-acid sequence MKGISLLLTAVTIFTSAFAHSAQETENALAAVNLFSLGFNGFVAKKMPQQLIYEKALSDHSAVTLFQKVLGASDATPEAKAYAACGLWEKRAPERIALKKEDAALRVTLLTGDTLRQEPLERVIENIRLHGCR; translated from the coding sequence ATGAAAGGGATATCGCTGTTACTTACTGCCGTGACCATTTTCACATCCGCCTTCGCGCACTCTGCTCAGGAAACGGAAAACGCACTCGCTGCCGTTAATCTGTTTTCCCTCGGCTTTAATGGATTCGTGGCAAAGAAAATGCCACAACAATTAATATACGAAAAAGCATTATCCGATCACAGTGCCGTAACCCTGTTTCAAAAGGTGCTGGGTGCCTCTGACGCCACGCCTGAAGCGAAAGCCTATGCGGCCTGCGGCCTGTGGGAAAAGAGAGCACCAGAAAGAATAGCGCTGAAAAAAGAGGATGCGGCGTTGCGTGTCACCTTATTAACAGGCGATACACTCAGGCAGGAACCCTTAGAACGGGTTATTGAAAATATCCGTTTACACGGATGCAGATAA
- a CDS encoding ATP-grasp domain-containing protein, translating to MKKIFLQIGATRDGLNPWCAVAKRDGYVTVLAEMGDFVDYQSISLALPFDLIIRLDRPENPWEVMQAYLHAGLLAHPTVVLAGFDAYNASAGRLREMLAGPDADAAFIPLDKYAQRMALKKAWPRFPQPEFRFFASPLSILDAGQALIYPCVVKPVDGGGGLGIWLVEHAGQLHSVVQKLVQTMNYGGRGFSGFIVESALMGTEFSLQGVVHQGAPQALTCCQKVIEQPRDAEGCVSFCESGHVAMAATALPASFISLMRFCCETFGYRQGAFHIDFIVVNGVPHFLEMGFRLSGMGVAALVQAVTGVNWAEIAFRLEAGGTLPRFAFAGSGAVGQLRLRQPAQLQAAERWIDDHQQGALLPVLRLPALQVSSRSSLYADLTRHAGILATFSLSATSREPIMTTFQQIVDAQPVSAGRDKVCAG from the coding sequence ATGAAGAAGATTTTCCTGCAAATTGGCGCCACCCGCGACGGACTTAACCCCTGGTGTGCGGTGGCGAAGCGCGACGGGTACGTTACCGTGCTGGCGGAGATGGGTGACTTTGTCGATTACCAGTCAATCAGCCTGGCGCTGCCGTTTGATCTGATCATCCGCCTCGACCGCCCTGAAAACCCGTGGGAGGTGATGCAGGCCTATCTGCACGCCGGTTTACTGGCGCATCCGACGGTGGTGCTGGCGGGCTTTGACGCCTATAACGCCAGCGCCGGACGGCTGCGTGAGATGCTGGCCGGACCGGACGCGGACGCCGCCTTTATCCCGCTGGATAAGTATGCGCAGCGCATGGCGCTGAAAAAAGCCTGGCCGCGCTTTCCGCAGCCGGAGTTCCGCTTTTTCGCCTCGCCGCTCAGCATCCTGGATGCCGGGCAGGCGCTGATCTATCCCTGCGTGGTGAAACCGGTGGATGGCGGCGGCGGGCTGGGTATCTGGCTGGTCGAGCACGCGGGCCAGCTGCACAGCGTGGTGCAGAAGCTGGTGCAGACCATGAACTACGGCGGGCGCGGCTTCAGCGGCTTTATCGTGGAAAGCGCGCTGATGGGCACGGAATTTTCGCTGCAGGGCGTGGTGCATCAGGGCGCGCCTCAGGCGCTGACCTGCTGTCAGAAAGTGATTGAACAGCCGCGGGATGCGGAGGGCTGCGTCAGCTTCTGCGAGTCGGGGCATGTGGCGATGGCGGCGACGGCCCTGCCTGCGTCGTTCATCAGCCTGATGCGCTTCTGCTGTGAAACCTTTGGCTACCGCCAGGGCGCGTTTCACATCGATTTTATCGTGGTTAATGGCGTACCCCATTTTCTGGAGATGGGGTTCCGGCTCTCTGGCATGGGGGTGGCCGCGCTGGTGCAGGCGGTGACGGGCGTCAACTGGGCGGAGATCGCTTTCCGGCTGGAGGCGGGCGGCACGTTGCCCCGCTTTGCGTTTGCCGGCTCCGGCGCGGTCGGTCAGCTGCGGTTACGGCAACCGGCGCAGCTGCAGGCGGCCGAACGCTGGATCGACGACCATCAGCAGGGCGCGCTGCTGCCCGTCCTCAGATTGCCTGCGTTGCAGGTTTCGTCCCGTTCATCGCTCTATGCCGATCTGACCCGCCATGCGGGCATTCTGGCAACGTTCAGCCTCTCCGCAACCTCGCGGGAACCCATTATGACCACGTTTCAGCAGATCGTTGACGCTCAGCCCGTCAGCGCAGGGAGAGACAAAGTATGTGCAGGATGA
- a CDS encoding LacI family DNA-binding transcriptional regulator, translated as MKIRPPRATISDVAHAARTGKTSVSRYLNGELHLLSADLKARIEQAIADLSYRPSQMARGLKRGRTRLIGLIIADITNPYSVDVMSGIEAACREQGFTLLMCNTNNEVDLEQHYLQLLSSYQVEGIVVNAVGMREEVLNHLQQSLLPMVLIDRKIPDFPCDVVGLNNAEAAETATRHLVENGYEALLFLSEPLGSVNTRRERLQAFRQLLGSHPQVAHENAEVPLHQPAALDQALLTFRQRHGGKRCAVMVANGALTLQVARSLQRLNLHWGRDIGLLGFDELEWAALAGVGITTLKQPTWQIGFSALERLIARIEGSDLPVAEQVFSGELIVRGSSQPLG; from the coding sequence ATGAAAATCAGGCCGCCTCGCGCCACCATCAGCGATGTTGCTCACGCGGCACGAACCGGAAAAACCAGCGTTTCACGCTATCTCAATGGTGAACTGCATCTGCTCTCTGCGGATCTCAAAGCGCGGATTGAGCAGGCCATTGCCGATCTCAGTTACCGCCCGAGCCAGATGGCGCGTGGCCTGAAGCGCGGTCGTACCCGGCTGATTGGACTGATTATTGCCGATATCACCAACCCCTATTCGGTGGATGTCATGAGCGGGATAGAAGCCGCCTGCCGCGAGCAGGGCTTTACGCTGCTGATGTGTAACACCAACAATGAAGTGGATCTGGAACAGCACTATCTGCAACTGCTGAGCAGCTATCAGGTTGAGGGCATTGTGGTGAACGCGGTCGGAATGCGTGAAGAGGTGCTGAATCATCTGCAACAGTCTCTGCTGCCGATGGTCCTGATTGACCGCAAAATCCCCGATTTTCCCTGCGATGTAGTGGGCCTGAATAACGCTGAAGCCGCCGAAACCGCCACGCGCCATCTGGTGGAGAATGGCTATGAGGCGCTGCTGTTCCTCAGTGAGCCCCTGGGCAGCGTCAATACCCGCCGCGAGCGCCTGCAGGCTTTTCGCCAGCTGCTGGGATCGCATCCGCAGGTTGCACATGAAAATGCGGAGGTGCCGCTGCATCAGCCCGCCGCGCTGGATCAGGCGCTGCTGACATTCCGTCAGCGTCACGGCGGCAAACGCTGCGCGGTGATGGTCGCCAACGGCGCACTGACGCTGCAGGTGGCGCGGTCGCTGCAGCGACTCAATCTGCACTGGGGACGCGATATTGGGCTGCTGGGATTCGATGAGCTGGAGTGGGCGGCGCTGGCGGGTGTCGGGATCACCACGCTGAAACAGCCTACCTGGCAGATTGGCTTCAGTGCGCTGGAACGGCTGATTGCGCGCATAGAGGGCAGCGATTTACCGGTCGCCGAACAGGTTTTCTCTGGCGAACTGATCGTGCGCGGCTCCAGCCAGCCGCTGGGCTGA
- a CDS encoding sugar phosphate isomerase/epimerase family protein gives MNPDIIVVTAAYGHARIAALGGQRALLPIIQQAGADGVEIRRELLDDAALATLPSLAQAVAEHQLHTSYSVPDTLFCDGGEINPRITHYVEEARQLNAQRLKLALGEFTGALPRDTLQALLASLPFQLTIENDQTEQGRLAPTVAFFTAVRAAGLAITMTFDMGNWCWTGEDAGQAAALLAAQVGYVHVKAAVPHQQSFRAIALDEADDRWRALLQQLPATAPRGIEFPLEGDDLTAVTRHYVSLLRNV, from the coding sequence ATGAATCCTGACATTATCGTGGTGACCGCCGCCTATGGCCACGCCCGGATCGCCGCGCTCGGCGGTCAGCGTGCGCTGCTGCCGATTATCCAGCAGGCGGGCGCTGACGGGGTCGAAATTCGTCGCGAGCTGCTTGATGATGCGGCCCTCGCGACGCTGCCATCGCTGGCGCAGGCGGTGGCGGAGCATCAGCTGCATACCAGCTATTCGGTGCCCGATACCCTGTTTTGTGACGGCGGCGAAATCAATCCCCGCATAACCCACTACGTTGAAGAAGCACGCCAGTTAAACGCGCAGCGACTGAAACTGGCGCTGGGCGAGTTTACCGGTGCGCTGCCACGCGACACGCTGCAGGCCCTGCTGGCCTCGCTGCCGTTTCAGCTGACGATTGAAAACGATCAGACCGAACAGGGCCGGCTGGCCCCGACGGTGGCATTTTTCACGGCGGTCAGGGCGGCCGGGCTGGCCATTACCATGACCTTCGATATGGGGAACTGGTGCTGGACCGGCGAGGATGCCGGCCAGGCGGCGGCATTGCTCGCCGCGCAGGTGGGCTATGTGCATGTTAAAGCCGCGGTGCCGCATCAGCAGAGTTTCCGGGCGATTGCGCTGGATGAGGCGGACGATCGCTGGCGTGCCCTGCTGCAACAGCTCCCGGCCACCGCGCCGCGCGGAATTGAATTCCCGCTGGAAGGCGACGATCTGACTGCGGTGACACGTCACTATGTGTCGCTGCTGCGTAACGTGTAA
- a CDS encoding OmpA family lipoprotein, translated as MQKKLIAITLLLSGSLALPGCTTNPYTGESQAGKSGVGAGLGALVGAGVGVLSSSKKDRGKGALIGAAGGAALGGGVGYYMDVQEAKLRDKMRGTGVSVTRNGDNIVLNMPNNVTFDSSSSNLKPAGANTLTGVALVLKEYPKTAVNVVGYTDSTGSRALNMRLSQQRAESVASSLITQGVASDRLRTQGAGPDNPVATNSTEAGKAQNRRVEITLSPLG; from the coding sequence ATGCAGAAGAAATTAATCGCCATTACCCTGTTATTAAGCGGCAGTCTGGCCCTGCCAGGGTGTACCACCAATCCTTATACCGGCGAATCTCAGGCGGGCAAGTCAGGCGTGGGCGCAGGCCTGGGGGCGTTAGTCGGTGCCGGTGTTGGCGTGCTCTCCTCGTCGAAAAAGGATCGCGGTAAGGGTGCCCTGATCGGTGCCGCAGGGGGGGCCGCGCTGGGTGGTGGCGTCGGTTACTACATGGATGTGCAGGAAGCCAAACTGCGCGACAAAATGCGCGGTACCGGCGTCAGCGTGACCCGTAACGGCGATAACATCGTCCTGAATATGCCAAACAACGTGACGTTCGACTCCAGCAGCAGCAACCTGAAACCGGCTGGCGCGAACACGCTGACCGGCGTGGCGTTAGTGCTGAAAGAGTATCCGAAAACGGCAGTAAACGTAGTGGGTTACACCGACAGCACCGGCAGCCGTGCCCTGAACATGCGTCTGTCACAGCAGCGCGCTGAAAGCGTGGCCAGCTCACTGATCACCCAGGGCGTGGCCAGCGATCGCCTGCGCACTCAGGGCGCCGGTCCGGATAACCCGGTTGCGACCAACAGCACCGAAGCCGGTAAAGCGCAAAACCGTCGCGTTGAGATCACCCTCAGCCCGCTGGGCTAA
- the ghrB gene encoding glyoxylate/hydroxypyruvate reductase GhrB, which translates to MKPAVILYKKLPDDLYARLAEQCDVTEISNLSPENQQQHAEAFRQAEGLLGSGGKVNGDLLAKMPNLRVCSSVSVGYDNFDVEALNQRNVVLMHTPTVLTETVADTMMALVLSTARRVPELDAWVKAGHWQKSIGPAQFGIDVHHKTLGILGMGRIGMALAQRAHFGFGMNILYNARREHDEAQTRFGARRCDLETLLKESDFVCISLPLTRETHHLIGAAELALMKPDAVLINAGRGPVVDEQALIAALQAGKLHAAGLDVFEQEPVSADSPLLSLPNVVTLPHIGSATHETRYGMMQDAVENLIAALGGSVDKNCVNPQALK; encoded by the coding sequence ATGAAACCCGCTGTAATTCTCTATAAAAAACTGCCTGACGATCTCTATGCCCGCCTGGCTGAACAGTGTGACGTGACGGAAATCAGTAACCTCTCGCCAGAAAATCAGCAGCAACACGCGGAGGCGTTCCGGCAGGCCGAGGGGCTGCTGGGATCGGGCGGTAAAGTGAACGGCGACCTGCTGGCAAAAATGCCGAATCTGCGCGTCTGCTCCAGCGTCTCGGTAGGCTATGACAATTTTGACGTCGAGGCGCTCAACCAGCGTAACGTGGTGCTGATGCACACCCCGACCGTTCTGACCGAAACCGTTGCGGATACCATGATGGCGCTGGTGCTGAGCACAGCGCGCCGCGTGCCGGAGCTGGATGCATGGGTCAAAGCGGGCCACTGGCAGAAGAGCATCGGCCCGGCGCAGTTCGGCATCGACGTGCATCACAAAACCCTGGGGATTCTCGGCATGGGCCGTATCGGGATGGCGCTGGCGCAGCGCGCCCACTTTGGCTTTGGCATGAATATCCTCTACAACGCCCGCCGTGAACATGACGAGGCGCAGACACGCTTTGGCGCGCGGCGCTGTGACCTGGAGACGCTGCTGAAGGAGAGTGATTTCGTCTGCATCAGCCTGCCGCTGACTCGCGAAACGCACCATCTGATCGGGGCCGCCGAACTGGCGCTGATGAAGCCGGATGCGGTGCTGATTAACGCCGGTCGCGGGCCGGTGGTGGATGAGCAGGCGCTGATCGCCGCACTGCAGGCGGGCAAACTGCACGCCGCCGGGCTGGATGTGTTTGAGCAGGAGCCGGTCTCTGCCGACTCTCCGCTGCTGTCGCTGCCCAACGTCGTTACTCTGCCGCACATCGGTTCTGCCACCCACGAAACCCGCTACGGCATGATGCAGGATGCGGTGGAAAATCTCATCGCTGCGCTCGGCGGAAGCGTCGATAAAAACTGTGTTAACCCACAGGCGCTGAAGTAA
- a CDS encoding PLP-dependent aminotransferase family protein produces the protein MADVVGEQESQRSRYRQIAEQIKQAIHAGSLAPDSRLPSVRTLATQYNVSLTTALKTLRTLEDERYAVARPKSGFFVAPERPLSRQLPAVSEQPRAIAPLDEQTELHLAMLGSDCRVRLDLANGDSALYPVRRIGLLMRQMGYSKPALLGNTVKGTGYAPLKMEIARRAVDYGCNISADDILITNGCIEAISLSLRATTQPGDVVAVESPCYFVLLQMLHNLNLRVIEVEAGPEGYINVAKLTGLFQRRAVRVFLTLCNVNNPLGKSIPNEQKAYIARQADENDVVIIEDDIFGDTAFGERRPFPMRAFSPNAILCSGFSKTVAPGIRIGWVHSVNYMRKIASLKYTSTMGTSVLSQAAVAELLRSGGYDAHLRKLRRELARQIHEMRQSVLREFPAGTRVSDPEGGYVLWVEMPRQALNVRELFLKARNAGIGIAPGHIFATDPRYDHCFRLNAGFGWNREVEQAIQQLAQWCQLSLREPQD, from the coding sequence ATGGCCGATGTTGTCGGGGAACAGGAGAGTCAGCGCAGTCGTTACCGCCAGATAGCCGAACAGATCAAACAGGCGATTCATGCCGGTTCGCTGGCGCCCGACAGTCGTCTGCCGTCGGTGCGCACGCTGGCGACCCAGTACAATGTCAGCCTTACCACGGCGCTGAAAACCCTGCGCACGCTGGAGGATGAACGCTACGCCGTCGCCCGTCCCAAATCGGGTTTTTTCGTTGCGCCGGAGCGGCCCCTGTCGCGTCAGCTGCCCGCCGTCAGCGAACAGCCGCGCGCCATCGCCCCGCTGGATGAGCAGACCGAACTGCACCTGGCGATGCTCGGCTCAGACTGCCGGGTGCGGCTCGATCTGGCTAACGGCGACAGCGCGCTCTATCCGGTCAGGCGCATCGGCCTGCTGATGCGTCAGATGGGCTACAGCAAACCGGCCCTGCTCGGCAATACGGTCAAGGGCACCGGCTATGCGCCGCTGAAAATGGAAATCGCCCGCCGCGCGGTCGATTACGGCTGCAATATCAGCGCCGACGATATCCTGATCACCAACGGCTGCATCGAGGCGATCTCGCTGTCGCTGCGGGCCACCACCCAGCCGGGGGACGTGGTGGCGGTAGAGTCGCCCTGCTATTTCGTGCTGCTGCAGATGCTGCATAACCTCAATCTGCGGGTGATCGAGGTGGAAGCCGGGCCGGAGGGGTATATCAACGTGGCGAAGCTGACCGGGCTGTTTCAGCGCCGGGCGGTGCGGGTCTTTCTTACCCTCTGTAACGTCAACAACCCGCTGGGCAAGAGCATTCCCAACGAGCAGAAAGCCTATATTGCCCGCCAGGCCGATGAAAACGATGTGGTGATCATTGAGGATGATATCTTCGGCGATACCGCCTTTGGCGAGCGGCGTCCCTTTCCGATGCGCGCCTTCAGCCCCAACGCCATTCTCTGCAGCGGCTTCTCGAAAACCGTGGCGCCCGGCATCCGTATCGGCTGGGTTCACAGCGTCAACTACATGCGCAAAATCGCCTCGCTGAAATATACCTCGACCATGGGCACCTCGGTGCTGTCGCAGGCGGCGGTGGCGGAGCTGCTGCGCAGCGGCGGCTATGACGCTCACCTGCGCAAGCTGCGGCGCGAGCTGGCGCGGCAGATCCATGAAATGCGCCAGTCGGTGCTGCGGGAGTTTCCGGCGGGAACCCGGGTGTCCGATCCGGAAGGGGGATACGTGCTGTGGGTGGAGATGCCCCGGCAGGCGCTGAACGTCCGCGAGCTGTTTCTGAAAGCGCGCAACGCGGGGATCGGCATTGCGCCGGGACACATCTTCGCCACTGACCCGCGTTACGATCACTGCTTCCGGCTCAATGCCGGATTCGGCTGGAACCGGGAGGTGGAACAGGCGATTCAGCAGCTGGCACAGTGGTGCCAGCTGTCGTTACGCGAGCCGCAGGATTAG
- a CDS encoding sugar kinase encodes MTTHHTMHHNGPLDVVTIGEAMAMFVARETGDLAAAETFVKRAAGAELNVATGLARLGLKVGWVSRIGNDAFGRFICQQLEKEGIDHARVTVDQRYPTGFQLKSKVDDGSDPRVEYFRKGSAASHLSVADFDADYFGSARHLHLSGVAAALSESSLELLKHTAKEMRSRGKTISFDPNLRPVLWRSEEEMRKQLNLLAEYADWVLPGEKEGLILTGYRQPEAIADFYLDKGVKAVVIKTGCDGAWYKTAQGEQGQMAAVRVENVVDTVGAGDGFAVGVISALLEGQSLPQAIRRGNKIGSMAIQVIGDSEGLPTRQQLGDV; translated from the coding sequence ATGACAACGCATCACACTATGCATCACAACGGTCCACTTGATGTTGTCACTATTGGTGAGGCGATGGCGATGTTCGTCGCCCGTGAAACCGGCGACCTGGCCGCAGCAGAGACCTTTGTGAAACGTGCCGCGGGCGCGGAGCTGAATGTCGCGACCGGCCTGGCCCGTCTTGGCCTGAAAGTGGGCTGGGTCAGCCGCATCGGCAATGACGCCTTTGGCCGGTTTATCTGCCAGCAGCTGGAAAAAGAGGGGATCGACCACGCCCGGGTGACGGTCGATCAGCGCTACCCCACCGGCTTTCAGCTGAAGTCCAAAGTCGATGACGGTTCCGATCCGCGGGTGGAGTATTTCCGCAAAGGCTCGGCCGCCAGTCATCTGTCGGTGGCGGATTTCGACGCGGACTATTTCGGTTCGGCGCGTCATCTGCACCTCAGCGGCGTCGCAGCGGCGCTGTCAGAGAGTTCGCTGGAACTGCTGAAGCACACCGCCAAAGAGATGCGTTCACGCGGAAAAACGATTTCGTTTGACCCTAACCTGCGGCCGGTGCTGTGGCGCAGCGAGGAGGAGATGCGTAAGCAGCTCAACCTGCTGGCAGAGTACGCCGACTGGGTGCTGCCAGGCGAAAAAGAGGGACTGATCCTCACCGGCTATCGTCAGCCGGAAGCGATCGCGGATTTCTATCTCGACAAAGGCGTGAAAGCCGTCGTGATAAAAACCGGGTGTGACGGCGCCTGGTATAAAACGGCCCAGGGTGAGCAGGGCCAGATGGCGGCGGTCAGGGTTGAGAACGTGGTGGATACCGTCGGGGCGGGCGATGGTTTTGCGGTAGGGGTCATCAGTGCCCTGCTGGAAGGTCAGTCACTGCCACAGGCGATCCGTCGCGGCAACAAAATTGGTTCGATGGCGATTCAGGTTATTGGTGACAGCGAAGGTCTGCCGACGCGTCAGCAACTGGGCGACGTGTAG
- a CDS encoding valine--pyruvate transaminase translates to MSFSQFGDKFTQHSGISRLMEDMGAGLRTPGTIMLGGGNPAQIPAMNDYFQQLLQQMHEEGKLSEALCNYDGPRGKATLLASLAALLSEQLRWPITAQNIALTNGSQSAFFYLFNLFAGRRADGSKKRVLFPLAPEYLGYADAGLEEGLFVSAKPNIELLPEGQFKYHVDFEHLPMNDEVGLICVSRPTNPTGNVITDDELMQLDALAQQHDVPLLIDNAYGVPFPGIIFSEVRPLWNPNIILCMSLSKLGLPGARCGIIIADEKTISALSNMNGIISLAPGSIGPAIAHEMIGRGDLLRLSEEVIKPFYQQKVQQTLAILRRYLPEDRCLIHKPEGAIFLWLWFRDLPITTELLYQRLKARGVLMVPGHFFFPGLEQAWPHTHQCMRMNYVPDAENIERAVQILAEEVEIAWRDS, encoded by the coding sequence ATGTCCTTTTCTCAGTTCGGCGACAAATTTACCCAACATTCCGGCATCTCACGTCTGATGGAAGATATGGGCGCGGGCCTGCGTACGCCTGGCACCATCATGCTGGGGGGCGGTAATCCGGCGCAGATCCCGGCCATGAACGACTACTTTCAGCAGCTGCTGCAGCAGATGCATGAGGAAGGCAAACTCAGCGAGGCGCTGTGTAACTATGATGGCCCGCGCGGCAAGGCGACGCTGCTGGCGTCGCTGGCAGCGCTATTGAGCGAGCAGCTCCGCTGGCCGATCACCGCGCAGAACATCGCCCTGACCAACGGCAGCCAGAGCGCCTTCTTCTATCTGTTTAACCTGTTTGCCGGTCGCCGGGCCGATGGCAGCAAAAAGCGGGTGCTGTTCCCGCTGGCGCCGGAATACCTGGGCTACGCGGATGCCGGCCTGGAAGAGGGGCTGTTTGTCTCGGCGAAGCCGAACATTGAGCTGCTGCCGGAAGGGCAGTTTAAATATCATGTCGATTTCGAACATCTGCCGATGAACGATGAGGTCGGGCTGATCTGCGTCTCGCGTCCGACTAACCCCACCGGCAACGTGATCACCGACGATGAGCTGATGCAGCTCGATGCGCTGGCGCAGCAGCATGATGTGCCGCTGCTGATCGACAACGCCTATGGCGTGCCGTTCCCCGGCATTATCTTCAGCGAGGTCCGTCCGCTGTGGAATCCCAACATCATCCTCTGCATGAGCCTGTCGAAACTCGGCCTGCCGGGCGCGCGCTGCGGCATCATCATCGCTGACGAGAAGACCATTTCCGCGCTGAGTAACATGAACGGCATTATCAGCCTGGCGCCAGGCAGTATCGGCCCGGCTATCGCCCACGAGATGATCGGTCGCGGCGATCTGCTGCGTCTCTCTGAAGAGGTGATTAAGCCGTTTTATCAGCAGAAGGTGCAGCAGACCCTTGCAATCCTGCGACGCTATCTGCCGGAAGATCGCTGCCTGATCCACAAGCCGGAAGGGGCGATTTTCCTCTGGCTCTGGTTCCGCGATCTGCCGATCACGACAGAACTGCTTTATCAGCGCCTTAAGGCGCGTGGCGTGCTGATGGTGCCGGGCCACTTCTTCTTCCCCGGCCTGGAGCAGGCGTGGCCGCACACCCATCAGTGTATGCGGATGAATTATGTGCCGGACGCGGAGAACATTGAGCGGGCGGTGCAGATTCTGGCGGAAGAGGTGGAAATCGCCTGGCGCGACAGCTAA
- a CDS encoding DNA-3-methyladenine glycosylase I, whose protein sequence is MQRCGWVTQDPLYLAYHDREWGVAQRDKYALFEMLCLEGQQAGLSWITVLKKRENYRKAFHQFDPEAIAQMDAAAIDALMHNSGIIRHSGKIAAIIANARAFLEMEAKGEDFGHFVWQFVDNVQIVHHYPDYRQAPTTSEQAIALSKALKLRGFKFIGPTICYSFMQACGLINDHQSDCFRHPEQQKG, encoded by the coding sequence ATGCAACGATGTGGTTGGGTAACGCAGGACCCTCTCTATCTGGCTTACCACGACAGGGAGTGGGGCGTGGCGCAGCGAGACAAATACGCGCTGTTTGAGATGCTCTGTCTGGAAGGTCAGCAGGCGGGATTATCCTGGATTACCGTGCTGAAGAAGCGCGAAAATTACCGGAAGGCATTTCACCAGTTTGATCCAGAGGCCATAGCGCAGATGGATGCGGCAGCGATCGACGCGCTGATGCACAACAGCGGGATTATCCGCCATTCGGGTAAAATTGCGGCCATCATTGCCAACGCGCGGGCCTTTCTTGAGATGGAAGCGAAAGGCGAGGATTTCGGCCACTTCGTGTGGCAATTTGTCGATAACGTGCAAATCGTTCACCATTATCCCGATTACCGTCAGGCGCCCACGACCTCAGAGCAGGCCATTGCGCTCTCGAAGGCGCTGAAGCTGCGTGGTTTCAAATTCATCGGCCCGACAATTTGCTACTCCTTTATGCAGGCCTGCGGGCTGATAAACGATCATCAGAGCGACTGTTTCCGCCATCCTGAACAGCAGAAAGGGTGA